Genomic segment of Populus nigra chromosome 14, ddPopNigr1.1, whole genome shotgun sequence:
ACATAGAAAGGGAAGGGAGGTGTACCTCAATCGGAAATGTGGTCTCCCCGCCTTCTTCAAAATTAGATAGATACAGCAAGAATGTGGCcacctgaataaaaaaaagtcaagaaaaGGGATGTGTTGGAATAatataataaagtatttatTCTAATCATAAAGTATGAGATTTACTGTACCCTTTGGCTCGTTTGAGGCCCGTATTCTGCAGGATTGAACGCATCGTAATGAGCATCATACTTTTGGCCAATCTCATAGCGCAGGACATTGAAAGCCTGAAACAGGGAGCGGTGCCATCCTTAGAAAATCTTACAATTTCTATGGAGAGCATCGTATTTTGGCCAGCTTCAAAAGTTTTCGCTCTCATGATTCCCTAATATTTTCTACTGAATTAAAAGAAGAGCAGAATAATGATACTGTTGGACATTGGTTTCCATACAGTTAACGGACACATTTTGatgccaaattaaaaaaaagtaaaggttTAGGGttaagatattgttaaaaattattcttctttaacatgtttaaaatcaattatatataaataataaattaattttaaaaattcctgaaaattttcaaactaaaaaatcttgtatttcacattaaaatattacaatGATGCAAAATTAGAATTGTATGATACTAAagcttttagaaaacaaaaacaaaaaaactttataatagaTAGACTTAAACAACGCATGTGCACTTGGCTCATACTTGCGTTTGTGTTAATTGTTAGATAATATTGTTAgtgtatatattttataactaaTCGGTTGATTACATGTGATATTAACtttgttcatgtaaatatatttaatttattaataaaaacttatttatttttaaaattcattaaatattttattaataaatctaatatttgattaatgaatctagagtaaaaatgctttgcaaaaaaaatttataaagttgttataattatgaaattcttTTTGCATCGAAACACTGTTTCTAAATGTTTATAGTCAATACTCTATTAAGattgaatattaattagagctgttaagactaatacatattatattcttttgtttatgaaaagaaacaattatTCTCATAAATTGATGTATAAGggatacctagaactaatatgtaggtgcttgtcAAATGATATGTACACTCTAATTAATGTGTCTATGTACACTCTAAATTGACCGACATGAAAATTCCACATGGAGAGATCACTTGTATTTATGGAAAGACTTATATGACAGTTGTATAAGAGATTCTTATACTTGAGATCatgaagttattttatatagggagtgttacattttaattttactacACGTTGTTCTTATCAAGGGTAACAAATTGGCAAATATTTGATAtgacataaactatatgaaggtatttaaaaaattaagagaacaTTCATCACCCTATGTGATTTATAGAAAATGTCTTATatgttcttaaataatattgattgaaaAACCTTGTGTAAggtgaaatgagatttgaaaagagtttcaaatcttattcaaaaaatcaataactatggtgttaaaaataaacatgatttgataGAGTTTATACACTTCATGCTatgatatttaaattgaaacatAGTTGATAAGGAGATAAAAATTACACTAAAAAACTAGTaattgaaaagttaaatcaaaCTACTTATGAATTTCCTAATATTTAGGAGATCATGACAGGTTGCTAGACGTTGTACTTggtcttcaaatataaatcaatcaattattaaattgataataaattaatttatttaatcctattttatttaggattgtgatttatatttgaaaaaacttaTTAGAGAACCTATTAGGTGAaggcacacacacacacacacacacacacacacacacacacatatagcTAGCACTCAAAGGTGAAGCAATCTCACTCTCCTAAAAAGGGTTCAAGAGATTTCTTAATGGTGATTTGTGTGGATTACTGTTAAAGGGCAAACACTTGGATGacttgtggttgtggtttgtaACAACTTAGCCTTGAAACAATTAttcaacattgaaaaaaacatctaattttcAGGTAATCTTTGTCTAAACTCTAAACAACCCTATATCTATCTAACAGAATTCTTGGAACTCttgaaaaaatcttaaatttacaGTTTCCGCCATGtatatattttacaagaaacCCAACAATATTTTggtctaatttctttttatgtctAATCCATTAATAATACCTATCTAGATTTATTGAATGTCTATTTAATACTCgaatatttttgttggttttaaaaaatcatgtatttaattgatttaaaaccattataattaatataaaatgttagtatttattttaaaaaacaattatgcaaaAACATTTTATACTCAGGTCTCTTGTAAATAAGAGTAAAGGAAATTTGTTTGAGGCAAGGGGAAAATAGTGATAATATCCTTTACTATTACTATTTCTTCTACTTCTTGCCTTTCCCCCCTATCTATTATCTATTTCTTATAGCCTTTAGGTTCTTATGTTGtagaaagaaaattgagtttgtttTCAAAGTTCTTGACTTAATCAGTAGTGCAACCTTTCAAGACAGTGTTGTTAGAATTCTTGAAGGTTGCTTACATAGAGATTGTTTGAGTTAGTGACAAGCGATTTAGTCTTAAAGACAAATAGTATAATCCTTGATAACAATGCTTTCTATTCCTTCTATTTGTTTAGAAATTCATCGACAAGTACACTATATACATTATTCTAATTTTTAGTAATTACTTTATtcctataaataattatatgaagTTCATTTGTTTTATACTTATGATAATTCTGCTATAGTTTAATTGATATATCTATTTTCAATCTATTATGCTCAAATTATTTGAACATCAGACAATCAATTTTTCCTATACAGCCTTAAAGCTAAATTCCTTATATTAATTGTTTAGTTTCTTCAAAATGTTGCTATGATAAGCATTGTTTCGGCATAAAAAATTCTACCATCATCTTTTGTGATGCATGAtgagaaatctaaaaaatttaatggtttAAACTTTAATAGGTTGTTTGGAAccctgaaaattaaattcaattcagaGAGTTAAATCAATTTCTATGTTTAGAACCATTTTAAgggtatttatttaaatttcaaatggaattcaattcataaaaaataaccatatttGAATCAGAAAGATTTGCTCAAGGAATTCAATTCGAattgatattgaaaattatatctCTTCTTTCACTACTCTCTtcccatctctttttttttaacaaaaatacctTTTGGCTCAAGAATACATGAAGTAGGAAAGTGCTAGCAAGAGGGTCTTTCAATAGGTTAGTGGTCCTCCCTAACCTCGCCAATAAAAGCTTGTGGCCATGACCATATATATATGGTCGAGATTTATAGCTTTGTTGAGttgttttataattcaataaattaaagttttattttgttttattcccATCCAATTAAACATGTTTACTACCATAGACAATTTGCTAGTCCTGAAGATGATTTATGATTTGGTAAgccttaataaaaattataattccatGAGATGAGCACAATCATTAAAGACCAAGAAGTCTTGGAATTCAAGTTGTATTCTTGGAattcaagttatatttttatggGGGTAAACATTTATGGTCATGGCATAATGACATTTTTTAGTTTACGGGATTACAACATATTCTAATGTTGTAGACTTTTTAAGTATATGCTCATGCAATCTTAGTTACCAAAATAATTTGTAGTGTATAATAAAATAGTGATTCAAGTAAATTGGTGGTGTATCAATTCAACAAGAGCTCCTGATGAGTTTGGATATAGAACTGTTAAGAAATTACTTAAGACCAACTCTAATAGTTTCTTTTGTCCAAAAATATAAGATTGTTATTTTGAGCATTTTTGCATCGTATTAGAACCATAAAAACAAGAACTTAATTGTAGATATCATTTGAAGTATGCTAAGAGCCAAACAGTTATGGAAGTAGAAATTGCATTACTAACATTGAAAGAACcaagaagaaacaaagaatTAACTAAAGCTAACAAGTTAAATGTTATGATTTCATCATAGACATTTGATTGGTCTGCTATTggatttaactttaattttttgttagaaCTTTGAACAACCTAGAAAAAATGATTTGGAGAGATGTTTTGTATCTAAAACTGAACGTTTGAGACTTTTAATTCAAGCACCAACATTTAActaaaagaaatgtttttttttaacaaaaaaaaatgatttatgaattaaataaaaaatagtcaagattgctaatttaacttattttcaaatgtattccaaataatataattaaattcaataatgtggtttagtattttattttaaacataagAGTTATAATAAGTtatcaattgaattcaaatcacatgtagaattgaatttaattccatatgttatttgatttagataaaagatattttttttatctgatcaCCTAGAATTTGGAAAAATTACTAGCTAAAGATGTGCCAAAGTTGTTAGATAATGAACTTGATCTTACTATAATAGCAATTGTGGACAAGTTGATGcacgattatttttttatgcaaaaactaTACAATAAAGAATTTAGACAATAAACTATATGATATGTATAGTTTCTTGAAtttggattaaaaataaaaggctgaAGATGttggcatgaaaaaaaattcataatcagtaaatttcttgaattcaagatgATTGATTCAGAAATTGTAATGAGTTTCATCTTATCCTACATGATGTTCATTCTAAAGGAATGATTTTGAATAAATCATTTCAAGTGGTTGCAATTATTGAGAAATAATCATCATCAAACTATTTAAAGtataagtaaaaaaagataatagttAAAAATCTCATTCTAAGGTTGATGATAGAAAAGGATAATAAGTTGTATGAGAGAATAACCAAGTCTTTTTTAGAGACTCCTATGTTAATGTTTATGTCCTATAGCCAATTGATTGGTTACACATAACATTGACTTTGTTCAtgcaaaacatatttattattaataaagatattttttatatttaatatttatttatatttgattaatgattttagagtaaagataaaatatttaagacaAAAATTctttgcaaataaaattataaaattattataattatgagattcctaTTGCATTAAAACATTGTTTATAAATGTTTGTGGTTGATGCACTATTAAAACTAAAGATTAACTAGAGTCAGTGAGATTGATATATGTTAtgcatttttctttataaaaaaaaaacaattgttctcATAAACTAAGGTAAAAGatatatgagatttttattgcattaaaGTATTGTTCTTCAATGTTACTACCTAGTTGACTAAAGATCTTTAAACCTAGgttcaaatgaaaaactaatTCATAAGGCACTCTTACTAgcactttaaattaataaatgttttgCATATTTGTATGATGAATATGGGTGCTAGTTACAACATGATAAGGGTGAGTTGTACTCTTAAGTGTTCTCATATATTGGCTTACTAAATGAAGTATAACAAAATACTCTTAATGAAAGATCATCTATATGAATGAGAAATATGattggttgtttttgttttttaagaattttgaaaGGTTGAATTCTCTAAAGCACGCATGAAATTAGAAATTGTTTAGAGTAAACAAAAACATAACTATTAGATTTAAAGAGTACCCTAGGAAGAGAACTACATGAGTAATatcatcttggtttttttttttaatttaaaaaaactgaatagtTCAAAATATTAAGTTCATTAATTAGCTGAgtaaatacaataataattcactaagaaagattcaaattaaaaagCTACTTATCGTGATGTAGTGATctatcaattcatttttttatttatgtacaaATCTTTGCTTCTTTGTATACTGGTTAGAAAATTTCCATTCATGTGAGGGattattagaaatttatttaaacatTGTTAATAAGTATATTTATGGCCGAGTTAAAAGTGAGGTTCACTCACATTTGGGGTTAAAATTTTGTTGCAAAATATTcttcaatataaatattttaacaaaaaacataaatatgtcTAAAATCAATTATGAGTGAACGATAAATTGATCTTAAAGAACcattgattgataatttttcaaacacaaaaatcttgtattccacattaaaatattacaaaacttTCAAGTGGTTTATATAGTGATAATTTAAGAAGTTATAATTGGACACGTAGGGCACCATagcttttaaaaagaaaatattttagattatgTGAGCCGTGGGCTTAAGCCATACAAGCACACACTCAGCCCGTGCTTAGATCGaggttaattataaaataaccttTTGGTctagaaaaacatgttttgttaCCACATGAATAGTACTTGTCTGGAttcttatcaattttatatgCTTGATACCTTAtgttatagaaagaaaatcgaCTATGTTTTCAAAGTTTATAAGCCTTCATCGGCAGTGTAACCTTTTAAGAGAATCCTTCGAGGTTGCTGAGGCCGTTTGTGTCTAATGGCCGATAATTCAGGCTAAAGGATGTTACACTTTCTATTTCCTTATGTTcatttatattctatttttttaacttattttattccagcaaataattatataaagtttcttttttttatacttatggTATTTCTGCAATAgttaactaatatatatatatatatatatatatatattactttgtttgtaatttttgagCGTTTATTTGAATGCAatatatgttaaattaatttggttaaatGCTTAGCGTTACTATATATGCTCGTATTGTTTCTACagtaaacaattaatttttcctTGACAGATAGACATGACTAATCAAGAAGAATACCTCTCCATGAGTACTTGGAATCATGGTGGCCCGAGCAATTTTTTCCTCGATGACTTGTAAGACTCCAGCTTGGTCTtcggaagaaaaaacaaacatgccaGAGCTGTTCGAAAAGCAAGTCTTAATTAGTTAAAAACATATCTATAACGACACCGACATCATCTTTACTATTGTTGATGTAACATTATTTACCTTGTTCTGATTCCTTTTGTGGTTTCTGCAGTTTCTCCCTTCCGTAAAGCCAAAGTTGAAGGCTGAAGGCTTGGCTTTGCCATGTTAATTATGTGCTGACACTGCTCTGCGGTTATAAAACCTGGATAATATAGTGCTCGCGGCCTCCAGCTTAAAACCTGTACACAGAACATAACGAGATTTAGAAGCAAAGAAAATGAGATTAATGTGATGATCGGCTGAGCACTTGAAATTTATTGATACAACCTGAAACGGGATAAGGGTAATAAAATCATCTCCACTCTCTCCACTTGGTAATAGATCATACTTGCTAATAATCTCTTCCTCCACTGATTGGAGTTGCCTTGCTCTTGCCCTCAGCCACCTTCCATCACTTGATGTACCCTGCGTTGAAATTATTACTAGTACCAGATagaaagcaaaggaaaaaaaaaaaaatacagaaaagaaGTACCTGAGAGAGAAGAAGATTTGAGGCAAACAGGCCGGCCATAAAGAAAAATGAGCATGAGAGAATCAGAGCAGGAAAGCCTAAGTTTGGTTTCTTATAAAACCTCCagttttctttacaagctttgCCTCTCATGCTTTAACAATTTTTTGTGTTCAGTGATCACTTGCTAGCTGTGTATGTGTGTTTTCTTTCCCCTTTTATGTTGGGAtaccttctcttctcttctcttccctctctctctctcactctagCAGAATGTAGCTAGGTTAGTGAATTTGTCTGTGTTTGGCAGCTAATTCTTAGAGCCAGAAAGGCATCTGGTACACGTGGTGGTTCTAAAATGACTCAGGCAGGAATTTGTAGAAATGGAAGGTGAGTTATTGCACTGCAGAATTTGTCGTGGATTTGGTAAATTATTCACAGATTTTACCAGGATAGGAATGTCCGTTTtctcaaaaggaaaaatattctCCTCTCTTTACCAAAGACTGTCCCCTGGTAAAAAGCCCACAGGATTTTGTCATTTGCTTTCTtggtttctttcaaattttaattctagGTCAAAATGCACTTGATGGTCAAAAAGACAGGAGAGGCCTCATGAACTGGATTCTGCCGTCAAGTACCATGATGCTAATAATCACTATCATGTTCATGCACATGGATGTATGTGACCGATGAGTCGAAAGTTATAATAATCATGGATGCATGGATGAATAACACTTGCATCATAATGGGAATTTGATCGTAAGCTCTTAATATTTGGGTGTGAAAATGTAGCCGTTGGCCAAGAGAAGTGGGATttcaaagtttgaatctttttagGACTCCAGGCATGCTTCACCATGCACTTGCAAGCAAGCAATAAAGCATGGCTTTAGAGCTTCTAGGCTTATATCTATTCGTGGGACACACTTTGCTAATTAGAGctgggattaaaaaaaacatataaaaaacagTTCAGGATAAACCTATAATTATATCAACTAGAGTTGAGTTAATTCAAGATATCTTGTTAAACTTCTAGTTTAAATCATGTGATTAGAataacttaatatatataaaaaataattttaaagctttattgtttttttttttaaaaaactgtgtTAGCTTTTTAAACCAGTGACCCGAGTCATTAGATCTAAACTATCcaatttagaaaaatcaagaaatttaattcttaatcaattaatattaaatgatgaaattgaaaaaaaatatagatcaaaattaaaaaataaaataaatcttatatttaattgaatggtgaaattttttttaaaaactaatttagtaaaagtataatttcttatttaaataataagaaccaaaattgacttaaaaaaataaaaaaaaatattgtaattaaaggatgacattgaaaagaataataacttttacaaaaattccaagaaaaaaaataaaaataaaaacgatgacaatcaaattggaaaacataatactatcaatttgaattgaaggatgaaattaaaaatcactaaaacttttacaaaaaaaaaagaaaaaaattagaaattcaaagaataaggactacattagagaatataatatttggtaaattaaaattgaataatattaaaactgaaaacaaataaaacttttataaaagagttaaagttaaaaacttaaaaataaaaaattaaaattaaaattaaaattgaaatactaACAATAAAAAggatctaattataattttcaggggaaaaaaaataatttatgcaaaataataaaacaagaattaaaACATTACATCTAACTTTTTTTAGGATGGTGCTAAAGTCATTACAGAAATTGTTATTTCTACTATTTCTTGTCATCATTAATGAAGAGcatacattaaataataaacattcatgaagaacgTACCTTagtcattatataaaaaaaaaggtcaagtaGTGGGGATAACAAAATAGTTAGATAGTTTAGCAGtactcctttaaaaaaaaaaaaacaaaaagtaaacataaaaattatataaaaaagtataatttgaTTAAGATTCATGtatgcattatttatttattactaatattttttagtattttttaaatataaaataagcag
This window contains:
- the LOC133673396 gene encoding probable prolyl 4-hydroxylase 9 — encoded protein: MRGKACKENWRFYKKPNLGFPALILSCSFFFMAGLFASNLLLSQGTSSDGRWLRARARQLQSVEEEIISKYDLLPSGESGDDFITLIPFQVLSWRPRALYYPGFITAEQCQHIINMAKPSLQPSTLALRKGETAETTKGIRTSSGMFVFSSEDQAGVLQVIEEKIARATMIPSTHGEAFNVLRYEIGQKYDAHYDAFNPAEYGPQTSQRVATFLLYLSNFEEGGETTFPIENDENFEGYDAQKCNGLRVKPHQGDAILFYSIFPNNTIDPASLHASCHVIKGEKWVATKWIRDQVQV